The genomic window CCGGCGCCCTGCTCCTTCCGAGATCGTACCGCTACTGGAGGCGAACGAACCGGGGGCGCTTCTTCGTGCAGCAGCAGACGTTCTCCGAGTGGCGCATCTCACCGGACCAAATGCCTCCCAGGATGCCTGTGCGACGCGACGACTGACGACGCGGCCGGGTGGTTGCATAGGCGCGGGCCCTCACCCGCACCCTTGCATCGATGCCGCGCTCGCTCCTGATCTACAACCCCGCCGCCGGCCAGCGCTGGCGGCATCCCTCACCCGCGTCCGTGCTCCGCGAGCTGGAGCGCCGCGGATGGACGGCGGAGCTCCTCATCACCGAAGGACAGGACCACGCCACGCACCTCGTCCGCGAGCACCTGTCGCCCGAGGTGGAGGCGGTGTGGGTCTGCGGCGGCGACGGGACGCTGGGGCAGGCCGCCACGGCGCTGGTGGGGAGCGACGTCCCGCTCGGCATCCTCCCCAGCGGCACGGTGAACGTCGTCGCGGCGGAGTGCGGCATCCCGAACGGCGCCGGCCCCGCCCTCGACGCGCTCACCCGCCATCCGGGGCGGCGCGCGTTTCGTACGTGGCGAGTCGGGGAGCGGGCCGCGCTGCTCGGGCTGGGAGTGGGCTTCGAGGCGCGGGTGATGGAGCGCGTCTCGCTCGGCATGAAGCGCACGCTCGGCTTCCCCGCGATCGGCGCGCGGGGGGTGCTGGAGTGGGCGCGCTACGACTTCCCCGCGCTGCGCGTGACCGGCGAAGACGGCGATGGGCGCCCCTTCGATCTCCCCGCCACGCAGGCGCTTGCCACGATCACGCGCCGCTTCGCCGGCACCCACACCGTCGCCCCCGCCGCCGATCCCGAGGACGGGTGCATCGACCTGGTGCTGTTCAGCGGCCGTTCGCGCGCGAGGATGGCGGCGTTCTGGCTCGGCATCCAGCTTCCGGGCACCGCCCACCTGCGCATCCCCGGCGTCCGCACCCTGCGCGTCCGCCGCCTCCGCGTCGCCGCCGAAGACGGCTCCGCGGTCATCGCGCATCTCAATGGGGACGCGGTCGAGCACACCCCGTTTGCGGCCGAGCCCTGGGCCCCGGTTCAGATCCTGGTTCCGCCGCGGTAGACGTTGGTGCGGAAGGCGCGGATTGGCGTGGGGCGGGCGGTGGGCAGACACGCAGGTCTGCCCCTACCGGATTCTTGTGCGCGATTGGGGACAATGCCATCCACGTGGTGCCCGCCCCCTCTCTTGATAACGGCGAGGGCGCAGCCCTCTCCCGTTATCGGGAGAGGGGGCAGCGAGGAACGAGCGGGGGTGAGGGTTCCAGCGGCCGAATCAGGACGACAACCCCCCACCGCCGTGTTAGACTGTCCGCATGACGCTGACCCACGACGAGATGATGGCGCGCTTCTACGGGCGCGACCGCACGGCCAACGGGCGCTTCCTCACCGGCGTGCTGACGACGGGGATCTACTGCCTCCCCTCGTGCACGGCGCGCAAGCCGCGGCCGGAGAACGTGCGATTCTTCGGCAGCGAGGACGAGGCGCGCACGGCCGGCCTGCGCCCCTGCCGCCGCTGCCGGCCGGACCACTTCTACCAGGAATACGATCCGGACCTCCACCTCCTCGCCACGCTGGTGGCCGAGATCCGGCGCAGGCCCGCCGCATTCGCCGATGCCGCCGCGCTCGTCACCGCCTCCGGCATCGGGGCAACGAAGCTGAACGCGCTCTTCCGGCGCCATCACCACACCACGCCCGCCGCCTTCCTGGCCCGCGAGCGCGTCCGCGCCGCCTGCCGCGCGCTCTCGGAAGGCGAAGGAGCGACCGGGGCGGCGTACGCGGCCGGATTCGAGAGCCTCTCCGCCTTCCACGAGAACTTCCGCCGCCATACCGCCCTCACCCCTGGCGAGTACCGCCGCCTGGGAGGCTCGGACACGTTCACGCTCACCCTGCCCGATGACTTCCAGGCCGGCTCCGCGCTGCGCGTGATCGGGCGCGGCGCGGAGAGCGCGGTGGAGCGGGTGGAAGGCGGCACCGCGTACAAGGCCGTGCGCCTCGCCAGCCACCCGGCGGTGCTGTCGATGGAGGTCGCGGAGGGCCGCGTCCGCTGCCGCGTGGAGGCCGCGCACGAGCCCCATGTCGACGCGATGCGCCAGGCCCACGCCATCTCGCTGCGCCTCCTGGGCCTCACGATGGACCCCGCGCCATTCGAGCGGCGGCTGGCGGAGAACCCGGTGTTCCTGCCGCTGATCGAGGGGCGCCGCGGCCTGCGCATCCCGCAGACGGCCGATGCGTTCGAGGGGATCGTGTGGGCGATCGCGGGGCAGCAGGTCAACCTCCCCTTCGCCTACGCGCTGCGCCGCGACCTGGCCCGGCTGTGCGGCGACGAAGCAGGCCGGGGCCTCCGCGCGCACCCCACGGCCGAGGCGGTGGCGGCGCTCGGCTACGACGACCTCACCGCGCTCCGCTTCTCGCGCCGCAAGGCCGAGTACCTGGTGGACACCGCGCGCCTGGCGGTCTCGGGCGAACTGCCGCTGGACGGCTTCGCGGACGCGCCCGCCACCGAGGTTGAGCGGCGGCTGGGGGCGGTGCGCGGCTTCGGGCCGTGGAGCGTGCACTACTTCATGATGCGTGCGTGCGGCTTCGCGGACTGCGTTCCGGTCGGCGACACGGGCCTCTCCACGGGGCTGATGAACTTCTTCGGGCTGGACCACCGGCCCGGCGCGGACGAGGTGAGGGCGCTGATGGAGCCCTTTGCGCCGTTCCGCAGCCTGGCAACCTTTCACTTATGGATGAGCCTGGGAGACCCCGCATGAGCCTCTTCGCGACGCGCATCGACACCCCCATCGGCGCCCTGGTGGCGCTGGTGGACGAAGACGGCGCCCTGGCGCGCCTCCTCTTCCCCCACCAGCCGGTGCCCGATGGCGTGGCGTGGGACGACGCCCGCGGCGCCCCCGCGGCCGCGCAGCTCGCCGAGTACTTCCGCGGCGAGCGGCGCAGCTTCGACCTGCCGCTCGCCCCGCGCGGCACCGACTTCCAGCGCGCCGTATGGGACGAGCTGCGCCGCATCCCGTACGGCGCCACCGTCAGCTACCGCGCCCTGGCCGAGCGCGTCGGCCGTCCCAGGGCATCGCGCGCCGTGGGCCGCGCAAACGCCACCAACCCGCTCCCCATCGTCGTCCCCTGCCACCGCGTCATCGGCGCGGACGGCACGCCGACAGGGTACGCGGGCGGGATCAGCGCGAAGACGACGCTCCTGGCGCTGGAGAGGAGCGGGAGAGGTGACGGCGAATCTCACGCCCGGGGTGAAAAGGCACTGTGTTTCGGTGGCCCGCGGCTAGTCCGCCCTGAATGACCATCGGGCCACCGGCGCGCGGGCGTGTGGTGCAGCCCAGGGCTGAAACCACGGCTGTACCTACAGGATTCGGGACAAAGATCCGGTGATTGGCCGCGCTTTGGAGGGGCCAACAGCCGGCCGGCCGAACCACACAACTTTTCCGCTTCTTGACAGTTGCGCGTTAGCTTGTTACGCTGTTTTTGCGCGACTCTCTGCACCTCGCGACGTACCTCACCCGAGAGCTGGCGTCAGCTTGACGCCCGGCGCTCAGTAGCGAAGTGCCAATTTTCACACGCCGGTCCACAGGGGATAACATGAAGAGTGTAAAGCTCGGAGCGTGCTTCGCCGCGGCCGCCATCACCCTCACCAGCTCGGTCTTCCTGGCGGCGCCCGCGGCAGCGTCCGCGCCGGCGGCGACGTGCAGCGTGGACCAGCTCACCTACGCGGCAGGGTACGCCAATGGCTATTGCCAGGCGAACGGCTACAGTGGCGGACAAGTCACTTCCTGCTCGTCGGACGATCAGGGCAATTTCACCGCTAACTTCACCTGCACGCCCTAACCGTGCCGTCCGGCGGAGCGGGCGCGCCCCCGGTCGGTCGAGGTGTGGCCCCGGGGGCGCCCGCGGCCACACCCGCGAACGTTCTCCTCTTCGGAACCAGGGTCAGCATGCGGAAAACCGCTCTTGCCGTTCTACTCGGCTCCACCACTCTCCTCGTCTGCGCCGGGTGCGCGGGTGCCCAGACAGCGGCCGGCGTTTCGCCGCGCGAACGTACGGCTACGAAGGCTACGGCTGACTCGGCGGCGCCTGGATACACGGGGTTCACCGTCCAGATGTCGATGTCGATGTCCATGGGCTCCGTCCCGCGCGCGAGTTCGGCCTATCCGGTGATCTCTGCCGTCCTTCCCGGCACCCCGGCGCACCGGGCCGGGTTGGAGGCCGGCGATCAGATTCTTGAGATCGGCGGACGCGATGCTCGTGAAGAGGGGGCGCTACGGGTGCAGGCGGGAGTGCGGTACACTTACCGGATCCGGCGTGGACAGGAAGAGCGCGAGGTCACCCTGGTGGCCGCAGCGCGTCCGCCGAGGCCGGGGGGGTGAACGAGCGAGTACTAAACGCCGCGCTCGTAGTCCTGGTCGCCTGCGCACTGGTGACCACCGGATTGGTGGTGCGCCGTGAGTTCTTCGGTCCGAGCACGATATCCGCCACACCCGTTCACGTCCCGATGTGGCAAAGCTTCGCCCGCGATGGGAACCGGATGGGTCCCGCCGACGCGCCGGTGACGATTGTCGTCTTCTCGGACTTCCAGTGCCCCTACTGCGCGGTGCTGATGGAGCGGCTCCGGAAGGTGCGAAGCGCTCACCCCGGCGAGGTGGCGGTCGTCTACCGTCACTTCCCGGTGCGGGGTCACGTGCACGCCGCGGACGCCGCGAAGGCGAGCGAATGCGCGGCGGAACAGGGGCGCTTCGAGCCCTTCCACGACGCGCTGTTCGCTGCCCGCGATTCCATCGGCATCGTTCCCTGGGAGCGTTTCGCGGCGTCAGCCGGGGTGCCCGACCTTTCCGCGTTCCAGAAGTGCGCTAACGCGGCCGGCCCCGTCGCGGCGCTGGAGCGGGACACGGTAGCCGCCCGAAAACTGCGCGTGAGCGCCACCCCCACACTCCTCATCAACAGCCTGCGACTGGTAGGCACGCCGCCGATGGATTCGCTGGAGGCGTACGTGCGCATCGCGAGCGCACAGGCGCGTTCGTGAAGGAGTTCTCCCGGTGAAAGCCGCCTCGCCGCGATTCCGAGCGGGGCGGCTCGCCTCCGTTCTCCTCGTGCTGCTCGCCCTTGCCGTGCCGGCTGCGGCGCAGCAACCGACCGCCACCGACACGGTCACGGGGCGCGTGATCGCTCGCGACAGCACGCCCATCGCGCAGGCGACCGTGCGGCTGACCGTGCCGGGCGCGCGCGAACAGGTCGTGCAGACAAACTCCGCGGGGCAGTACAGGTTCATCGTTCCCGGGGGGGGCGGGTCGTACGTGGTGAGCGCGAGCGCTTTCGGTTACCTGCCGTTCAGCGCGGCGGTGGAGCGTGCCGAAGGCGACACGCGCATCAGTCGCGATCTCCGGCTCAGCCCGCGCGCGGTCGTACTCGACACGCTGAGCACCACCGTCATCAGGCCCGGCGGAGACAAGCCGACCGCCGGCGAACAGGCAGCACGCTGGAGCTCTGAGATCAGCGAGCACTTCCCCGTGGACCCGGGGAGTCTCGCCGACATCGCGGCGCTGGAGCCGGGGGTGATGCGCACCGGCGCGGACGGCACCAGCCTCTCCATCGCCGGCCAGCGGCCGGAGCAGAACGGCACCACGCTCGACGGCGCCACCTTCGGCGGAGGCAACCTCCCGTCGGAGGGCGTCCGCAGCGTCGGGGTGTTCACCAACAGCTACGACGTGTCGCGGGGGCAGTTCTCCGGGGGGCAGATCGCGGCCACCACCATCAGCGGAACGAACCTGTGGGGCGGCTCGCTGAGCGGGTTCGTGGACGACCCCGCGTTTCGCTACGGTGGTTCCCCAGGAAACGTCGCGGGGCGTAGCGGGCGCCAGCTTCGCCTGAGTGGCGGGGGCGGCGGCGCCCCGGTGCGCGACCGCCTCTTCGTGTACGGCGCGCTCGATCTGTCGCACGGCAGCGCGTCCGCTACGGGGCTGGAGCTGCTGGACTCCGCGGCATTGCGCCGGCTGGGCGTGGCGGGCGACTCCGTGCGGCGTCTGATCGAGATCTCCCGGCGCGTGGGCGTGGTGCCCGACGCCGACCCACCCGCGGCTTCCGGCTCGCGCGACTTCGCATCGGCGCTTGCGAGGCTGGACTTCAGCATCTCCAGGCACCAGTCGCTGGCTGCGCGAGTCGACCTGCGCGGCTTCGATGGCACCGGGCTCGGCTCGTCTCCCCTGCGCCTGCTGGGCGACGCGGGCAGCCTGCGGTCGCGGAACGGGGGGATCCTCCTCCAGCACCTCGCGGGGTGGGGCCAGTGGGCGAACGAGCTGCGTGTGTATCGGTCGGCGGGGCACTCGGGTACTGATGAGGAAGCGGTCGCGCCCTCCGGCTCCGTTCAGGTGAGCTCTGCGCTGGAAGACGGGACCACCGGGGCTTCCGTGCTGGGTTTCGGTGGAGTGCCGTTCGCCATGCGCGAGGAGCGGTCCCTCCTCGAAGCCGCGGACGAGTTGAAGGTATCCATGGGCGGGCACCTGGTGAAAGCGGGGCTGCTCGTGCAGGAGGAGCGCGCCCGGGCGGGCGGCCTCTCCAACCGCGGAGGCCTCTTCACCTTCAACAGCCTGGCCGACCTGGAGAGCGGGAACCCTGCGTCCTTCACCCGCAACATCGGCGATGAGCCGGCGGAGGCGCTCCGCCGCTCCGCCGCACTCTACCTGGGCGACAGCTGGAGAGTCGGCGAGCGGCTGGGCGTCGTCATCGGAGCGAGACTGGAAGGCGCCCGATACGGGAGGCGCTCCGGTCTCGCCCCCGGCGTGGATTCGCTGAGCGGCGGCACGGGCGGGCAAGTCCCCACCGATCTGCTCCTCACCCCCCGGTTCGGCTTCCGTTACGATGCCAGAGGCCGCGGCAACTGGACGCTGGAGGGTGGAGCGGGAGGCTTCGGCGGGGTCGCTCCGCTCACGTCGCTTGCGTCGCGGTGGAGCGATACGGGAGCAGGGGAGGCGAGTCTCGTGTGCATCGGCCCTGCCGCCCCCACACCCGATTGGAGGCGCTACGCCCCCGATCCGGCCGCGATCCCCTCCGCTTGCGCGGACGGTACCTCCATCTTTTCGAGTGCCGCACCACGCGCCACCCTTTTCGATCCGAAGTTCGGGGCACCCCGTACCTGGCGCGTGTCGCTGGGCGCGAACGGCAAGATCACCCGGCGGTGGGGCTTCGGCCTCGATGCGCTCCTCGTCCGCGGCACTCACCTTCCCAGCGCGGCGGAGCTGAACTTCGTCGCGTCCCCTGCGTTCGAGCTGGGGCAAGAGGGGGGGCGCCCGGTATACGCAACTCCGTACGAGATCGATCCCGCAACGGGCGGGATCGCACCCGGCGCGTCGAGAACCGCTCCCCACCTGGGTTCGGTCCTCGAGTTGGGCTCCCGCGGCGAGTCCCGCACCACGCAGGTCACCGCGACGCTGAACGGCCTTCTTAACCGTGGGCTGCTGAGCCTCGCGTACACGCTGACGGATTCGCGGGAACGCGAAGGGGGGTTCCCCGCGTCGAGCACGGCCGGGGCGGGGACGGCGGGGAATCCAACGTCGTACGAGTGGGTCGACGCTCCTTTCGCTCACCGGCACCTGTTTCAGGGAATCCTGAGCAGCCGTCCAACGCCGAGGCTGCGCGTCAGCTTCGTCGGGCGCCTGGTTTCGGGGCTTCCGTTCACCCCCATGGTGGCGGGAGACGTCAATGGCGACGGGTATGGCAACGACCGCGCGTTCGTCTTCCCGCCCACGTCCGATGTTGATCCGCGTTTCGCCGCCGCGCTCGCGGAGCTCGCGGACGAGGCTCCCCCGGGAGTTCGGCGGTGCCTGCGCGAGCAGGCGGGGCGCATCGCGGAGAGTGGTTCATGCCACACGCCCTGGTCGCCATCGCTCGACCTGCGCGCCGAGTTCCTGGCGCGGGGAAACGTGAACACGCGTCGTGCGACGCTCACGCTGACAGCCACCAACATTACAGCCGGGCTGGACTACCTGCTCCACGGGCCGGACGAGCTCCGGGGATGGGGCCAGTACCCTATCCCGGACGCGACGCTGCTGAACGTGCGCGGCTTCCACCCGGAGCGGCAGGCATTCGAGTACGAGGTAAACCGCAACTTCGGCAGACCGCTGGGCGGCGGCGCTCTGCGCCTCCCGTTCCGGGTGGCGCTGCAGGCTCGGATCACCCTGGGTGCGGACCCGCGCTACCAGCCGCTCATGCAAGCCGTAGAGCTGGGCTCCGGGCGCGCGCGCGAGTCCATCCGGGCGGACCTTGCGCGGCGCGTCCGCAACGTCCCGGCGATCCTCCTCAACCTGAGCGCGGGCGACACCGCGGCACTGGCGCTCACCCCCATGCAGCGCGCCCGCCTGCGCGCGCTCGCCGATTCCTTCGCGCCCGCCATCGCCTTGGCGGTGGACTCGCTCACCGACGTGTATACGGAGAAAGGCGCGTTTACGGCGTTGCGCAGGGCGCGCCTCCAGGAAGCGACCGCGCGGGCGGGTGCGCTCGCCACCGCCGTCATCGAGCGTACCCGCGCGCTGCTAACGCCGGAGCAATGGGCACGAGTCCCTGCTTGGCTGGCCCGCCCGGCGAGCGCGGAGGAGCTGGAAAGCCCGCCGAAGATCGAGATGACCGTCCCCATGGGAGGACCATAGGCACAGAGGTGCAGAGAGAGAGATCCGCCTTCTCGGCGTGATCCCGCTTTCAGGGCGGTGCAACTCCCCGGGCCACGCTCCGTACGTTACCTTCCGAAGGCAGGCCGAACGGGAAGAGCGCGGAACCGGGCACAGCGAGACGGATGCAGAACGAGACACAGATGTTGTCGGAGGCGCGGGCCGCAGCGGTGTGGCAGAGGGCGGCTGAGCTGCAGGCGGAGGCGGCGAAGCGCAGCGAGGCGGCCTCGGCTCCGCTCCACCTGCTCCCCCCGGCGGACGGATCGAGCGATCCGGACGCGGGGTTCCGTCTCGAGGACGTGCGCGCGGCGGCGGTGCAGGCGGGGATCTCGGCAGAGTTCGTGACGCTGGCGCTCGCCGAATCGGAGGGGATCGACGCCCACGGGTTCACCGGCGCGGGTGAGCGGGCGGCCACGCGCCTGCTGGGCACCAGCCAGCGCAGCATCGAGGTGGCCCGGCGCATCTCTGGGGAGCCCGCCGCCCTCATGGAGGCGATGAAGCGCGTGCTCCCCGCGGCGCCGTATCACCTCACCCTCTCGGGAACGGTGGGGGCGGACCCCCTCAATGGCGGCGTGCTCATCTTCGATCTGCCCGCCTACAACGCGATGGCCAGCAATCCGTTCGCGTACACCGCCGCGATGGTGGGGGTCAAGCAGCTCCGGCTGATGCTGCGCCCCGCGGGAACGGAGGGAGCGGCCACGGAGGTGTCGATCGCCGTGGACCTGCGGCGCAGCGTGCGGTACGGCTCCGTGACGACCGCCGGCCTGGGCGGATTGGCCGCGGTCCTGGGAGGCGTTGGAGGGGCTACTCTTGGGGCAGGCGCACTGGCTCTCGGCGCGCTTGCCGCTCTCCCCGCGGCTGCCGGAGTCGCGCTTCTGGGCGTTCCGGTCGCGCTGGGATGCGGCGCGGTGTACCGCTACTACGTCCGCAAGCTGACGGCCGATCTGGAGCGGATTCTCAGGAGCATGGAGGCACAGGTCCGCACCGGAGGCGTGTTCGCGCCGGAGATACGCGGACCCGCGCCGGACGGGATCACTCGCTTACTGGGCGGGCTTCAGTGAAGAGAGGCGCGGAGATGACTTTCATCTCCGCGCCTCTGCTTTGAGCCCTGCGGTTTTTCAGTCGATGCGGCTCAGGAACTCGGTCTTGACGGTCCGCGTGCCGTGGCCGAAGAAGTCGACCTCGGCGCGGTCCTGGGTGATGGCCAGCACGAGGCCCTCGCCGAACGTTCCGTGCGTCACCTCGTCGCCGGGGGCGAGGCCGGCGGGCGGGGGCGCGGCGGGCGAGGCGATGGCGGGCGCCGGGCCGGACTCCCGCTCGGCGGAGTCGGTGCGGGGGTGCAGGTCGTTGTCGCAGTGACCGCAGACGAAGTCCTCCCCCGGCTTCTCGCCGAAGTACTCCAGGATCATGCGCGTGCGGCAGCGGGCGGTGCGGCAGTAGCGCACCATCTCGTCCAGCTTCTCGCGGTCGCGGGCGCGGCGCTGCTCGTAGTCCACCAGCTCGCGGCTCAGGTCGGCGGCGGTCACGTCGTCCGCCACGCGCTCCCACACACCGCCGCGGTGCTCGCGCACCATCCCGTGGCGCTTGAGGAGTGTGAGTACGATGCGCGCCTTGCGCCTCGCCACGTTCGCCATCTCGGCCAGCTCGTCCAGCGGCCGCTTCTCCTCCTTGGGCGCGCTGTTGATGATGCGCGCCACGGCGACCGCTTCCTCCAGGTCCGGATACTTGCCGCCCAGGAAGTAGCCCTGCACGGCGCTGTCTTCCACGCGGTAGAAGATGGTGCAGCGCGACGGCAGCCCATCGCGCCCCGCGCGCCCCGCCTCCTGGTAGTACGATTCGATGGAGCCGGGGAAGTGGTAGTGGATCACGAAGCGGATGTCCGGCTTGTCGATCCCCAGCCCGAAGGCGTTGGTGGCGATCACGGCGCGCACCGCACCGGCCATGAAGCGGTCCTGCGCCTCGTGCCGCTCGGCCGACGCCAGCTTGCCGTGGTACAGCGCCAGCTCGTGCCGCTTCCCAAACTCCTCGTACAGCCGCTCCGCCTCCTTGATGGTCGCCACGTACACGATCCCCGTGCCCTTTGCCGTGCGCAGGTAGCGCTCCAGGGCGGCATCCTTTTCGGAATCGTTGACGGTGGGGACCACCTCGAGGGTGAGGTTGGAGCGCACCAGATCGGCGATGTGCTCCACCGGGGTGCGCATCCGCATCTGGCGCGTGATGTCGTCGCGCACCTCGGGTGAGGCGGTGGCGGTGAGCGCGAGGATCGGCGGACGTCCCAGCCGCTCGGCGACGGCTCCCAGCATCATGTAATCGGGCCTGAAGTCGTGCCCCCACTGCGACACGCAGTGCGCCTCGTCCACCACGAAGAGCGACACCTCGCGGTCCAGCAGCACCTCGAAGAAGTCGCGGTCGCGGAAGCGCTCCGGTGTGATGTACAGGATCTTGCCGCCGCCCCCCTCCACCGCCTCCTCCGCCTGGCGCTGCTGGCGGGCCGTCTGCGACGAGTTGATGGTCCAGGCATCGACACCCAGCTCGTCCAGCTTGTCCGTCTGGTCCTTCATCAGCGCGATCAGCGGGCTAACGACCACTGTCAAACCCGGCAGCAGTAGCGCCGGAAGCTGGTACAGGAGCGACTTGCCCGCGCCGGTGGGCATCACCACCAGCGTGTCGCGTCCTTCCAGAACGCCCCGAATCACTTCTTCCTGACCGGGGCGGAACTCGTTCAATCCAAAGTTCTTGCGAAGCGTGTCGAGAAGCTCGTCACGCGCGATGCCGGTAGTGGCGGTGGTCAAGCAGAGCTCTGGGTGTGGGGTGCCGGGAGGTGCGATTTCCAGTGCTCAGGCAAGGCAAGCATCGGACCACGCGCGCCTCCAAAACAGCAGTCTCACGCGGAGGCGCCGAGACGCGGGGAGAGCACGCGAAGTTCTCTCTGCGTCTCCGCGCCTCCGCGTGAGGCCCATGGATGCTGGCGTTGGACGTAACCTTAGATGCACCATGTACTTGCCCGTGCAGACGGATTGTACTCTGGGGAGGACAGGCGAGGCGGAGGAGATTGCTGCTGCGAGCGTCCGCGGTGCCGCGGAAACGGTTGTATTCGCAAGGGTTTGGGCGGATTTCGCGCGAATGGTGGAGCCTCCGCGGGCCATGCGAGCGGCGGGGCCCGGTGCTTGCAACGAGGATGGGCACAACTGGCCCATGGGGCGACAGTTTCC from Longimicrobium sp. includes these protein-coding regions:
- a CDS encoding diacylglycerol kinase family protein, with the protein product MPRSLLIYNPAAGQRWRHPSPASVLRELERRGWTAELLITEGQDHATHLVREHLSPEVEAVWVCGGDGTLGQAATALVGSDVPLGILPSGTVNVVAAECGIPNGAGPALDALTRHPGRRAFRTWRVGERAALLGLGVGFEARVMERVSLGMKRTLGFPAIGARGVLEWARYDFPALRVTGEDGDGRPFDLPATQALATITRRFAGTHTVAPAADPEDGCIDLVLFSGRSRARMAAFWLGIQLPGTAHLRIPGVRTLRVRRLRVAAEDGSAVIAHLNGDAVEHTPFAAEPWAPVQILVPPR
- a CDS encoding Ada metal-binding domain-containing protein, with protein sequence MTLTHDEMMARFYGRDRTANGRFLTGVLTTGIYCLPSCTARKPRPENVRFFGSEDEARTAGLRPCRRCRPDHFYQEYDPDLHLLATLVAEIRRRPAAFADAAALVTASGIGATKLNALFRRHHHTTPAAFLARERVRAACRALSEGEGATGAAYAAGFESLSAFHENFRRHTALTPGEYRRLGGSDTFTLTLPDDFQAGSALRVIGRGAESAVERVEGGTAYKAVRLASHPAVLSMEVAEGRVRCRVEAAHEPHVDAMRQAHAISLRLLGLTMDPAPFERRLAENPVFLPLIEGRRGLRIPQTADAFEGIVWAIAGQQVNLPFAYALRRDLARLCGDEAGRGLRAHPTAEAVAALGYDDLTALRFSRRKAEYLVDTARLAVSGELPLDGFADAPATEVERRLGAVRGFGPWSVHYFMMRACGFADCVPVGDTGLSTGLMNFFGLDHRPGADEVRALMEPFAPFRSLATFHLWMSLGDPA
- a CDS encoding methylated-DNA--[protein]-cysteine S-methyltransferase, translated to MSLFATRIDTPIGALVALVDEDGALARLLFPHQPVPDGVAWDDARGAPAAAQLAEYFRGERRSFDLPLAPRGTDFQRAVWDELRRIPYGATVSYRALAERVGRPRASRAVGRANATNPLPIVVPCHRVIGADGTPTGYAGGISAKTTLLALERSGRGDGESHARGEKALCFGGPRLVRPE
- a CDS encoding DsbA family protein is translated as MTTGLVVRREFFGPSTISATPVHVPMWQSFARDGNRMGPADAPVTIVVFSDFQCPYCAVLMERLRKVRSAHPGEVAVVYRHFPVRGHVHAADAAKASECAAEQGRFEPFHDALFAARDSIGIVPWERFAASAGVPDLSAFQKCANAAGPVAALERDTVAARKLRVSATPTLLINSLRLVGTPPMDSLEAYVRIASAQARS
- a CDS encoding carboxypeptidase regulatory-like domain-containing protein — its product is MKAASPRFRAGRLASVLLVLLALAVPAAAQQPTATDTVTGRVIARDSTPIAQATVRLTVPGAREQVVQTNSAGQYRFIVPGGGGSYVVSASAFGYLPFSAAVERAEGDTRISRDLRLSPRAVVLDTLSTTVIRPGGDKPTAGEQAARWSSEISEHFPVDPGSLADIAALEPGVMRTGADGTSLSIAGQRPEQNGTTLDGATFGGGNLPSEGVRSVGVFTNSYDVSRGQFSGGQIAATTISGTNLWGGSLSGFVDDPAFRYGGSPGNVAGRSGRQLRLSGGGGGAPVRDRLFVYGALDLSHGSASATGLELLDSAALRRLGVAGDSVRRLIEISRRVGVVPDADPPAASGSRDFASALARLDFSISRHQSLAARVDLRGFDGTGLGSSPLRLLGDAGSLRSRNGGILLQHLAGWGQWANELRVYRSAGHSGTDEEAVAPSGSVQVSSALEDGTTGASVLGFGGVPFAMREERSLLEAADELKVSMGGHLVKAGLLVQEERARAGGLSNRGGLFTFNSLADLESGNPASFTRNIGDEPAEALRRSAALYLGDSWRVGERLGVVIGARLEGARYGRRSGLAPGVDSLSGGTGGQVPTDLLLTPRFGFRYDARGRGNWTLEGGAGGFGGVAPLTSLASRWSDTGAGEASLVCIGPAAPTPDWRRYAPDPAAIPSACADGTSIFSSAAPRATLFDPKFGAPRTWRVSLGANGKITRRWGFGLDALLVRGTHLPSAAELNFVASPAFELGQEGGRPVYATPYEIDPATGGIAPGASRTAPHLGSVLELGSRGESRTTQVTATLNGLLNRGLLSLAYTLTDSREREGGFPASSTAGAGTAGNPTSYEWVDAPFAHRHLFQGILSSRPTPRLRVSFVGRLVSGLPFTPMVAGDVNGDGYGNDRAFVFPPTSDVDPRFAAALAELADEAPPGVRRCLREQAGRIAESGSCHTPWSPSLDLRAEFLARGNVNTRRATLTLTATNITAGLDYLLHGPDELRGWGQYPIPDATLLNVRGFHPERQAFEYEVNRNFGRPLGGGALRLPFRVALQARITLGADPRYQPLMQAVELGSGRARESIRADLARRVRNVPAILLNLSAGDTAALALTPMQRARLRALADSFAPAIALAVDSLTDVYTEKGAFTALRRARLQEATARAGALATAVIERTRALLTPEQWARVPAWLARPASAEELESPPKIEMTVPMGGP
- a CDS encoding ATP-dependent DNA helicase RecQ, which translates into the protein MTTATTGIARDELLDTLRKNFGLNEFRPGQEEVIRGVLEGRDTLVVMPTGAGKSLLYQLPALLLPGLTVVVSPLIALMKDQTDKLDELGVDAWTINSSQTARQQRQAEEAVEGGGGKILYITPERFRDRDFFEVLLDREVSLFVVDEAHCVSQWGHDFRPDYMMLGAVAERLGRPPILALTATASPEVRDDITRQMRMRTPVEHIADLVRSNLTLEVVPTVNDSEKDAALERYLRTAKGTGIVYVATIKEAERLYEEFGKRHELALYHGKLASAERHEAQDRFMAGAVRAVIATNAFGLGIDKPDIRFVIHYHFPGSIESYYQEAGRAGRDGLPSRCTIFYRVEDSAVQGYFLGGKYPDLEEAVAVARIINSAPKEEKRPLDELAEMANVARRKARIVLTLLKRHGMVREHRGGVWERVADDVTAADLSRELVDYEQRRARDREKLDEMVRYCRTARCRTRMILEYFGEKPGEDFVCGHCDNDLHPRTDSAERESGPAPAIASPAAPPPAGLAPGDEVTHGTFGEGLVLAITQDRAEVDFFGHGTRTVKTEFLSRID